The following coding sequences are from one Mugil cephalus isolate CIBA_MC_2020 chromosome 9, CIBA_Mcephalus_1.1, whole genome shotgun sequence window:
- the LOC125013880 gene encoding membrane frizzled-related protein gives MSDLSQVAVYSDSTDIYKNVFCNPAFELEGEKEERVEGFRTSSSTPEPIKPPAASLGWGLLGVCVTRLRGPGRSWGVVVVSAAALLLLAAIGLALALILTQIKGQAVEDQMLSTSNPDAQSAGDGTSHALPTVSTNGGQEDITAAPQPARIPPSDTSCGGVLTDSEGSFSSPNHPGSYPPNSLCVWVIRVPPPSLVQIHISSLTVEGPSPCLFDWLEVQEQIERTSVVTRFCGNVAPPTVNTNSSTVWVTFRSDGSIAGNGFTAQYRAVQPGHKSCSREEFMCDGGRCLLPVSLCDGHPNCRDQTDEANCSKKHNECGGQKFGPYGYVESPNHPRPYPHQQLCIWHISVDEGRVITLSFRNFSLETQDVCEFDYVEVHDSVSTGAGRVLGRFCGTTHPPDLTSSGPHMTVVFVADEGVADSGFNATYQAVSVLDRTCDPSQFACSTGECLQQQWLCDGWNDCPDGEDEQRCGNSTYPPFASSCEFIEEEMCQGLSYNLTSFPNIWLSIADQAEAATLLRQYRVLMELACFEPLQRLVCGMFFPLCSPQGGVLQPCRLVCSSAEQQCSQALDLFSFSWPFNCHLLPDSQDPLECSLP, from the exons ATGTCTGACCTCAGCCAAGTTGCTGTATACTCAGACAGCACAGATATTTACAAG AATGTGTTCTGCAACCCCGCCTTCGAGCtcgagggggagaaagaggaaagggtGGAGGGATTCAGGACGTCCTCATCAACTCCTGAACCAATCAAACCACCAGCAGCGA GCCTTGGCTGGGGTCTGTTGGGGGTCTGTGTGACGCGTCTGCGGGGGCCGGGCCGTAgctggggggtggtggtggtctCTGCCGCCGCCCTGCTCCTGTTGGCAGCCATCGGACTGGCGCTGGCCCTCATTCTCACAC agataaaaggCCAAGCCGTGGAGGATCAGATGCTGTCCACCAGCAATCCAGACGCACAGAGTGCAGGAGACGGAACGTCCCATGCTTTACCAACAGTCTCAACAAACGGAGGTCAAGAGGACATCACAGCTGCACCCCAGCCTGCCAGAATCCCCCCGTCCGACACAA GTTGCGGAGGTGTTCTGACCGACTCCGAAGGCAGTTTCAGTTCCCCGAACCACCCCGGCTCCTACCCCCCcaactcactgtgtgtgtgggtgataCGGGTCCCACCCCCCTCCCTGGTCCAGATTCATATTTCCTCTCTGACGGTGGAGGGACCATCTCCTTGTCTGTTTGACTGGCTGGAGGTCCAGGAGCAGATCGAGCGGACGTCTGTGGTCACCAG GTTCTGTGGAAACGTGGCTCCTCCAACAgtcaacacaaacagcagcacggTGTGGGTCACCTTCCGCTCCGACGGCAGCATCGCAGGCAACGGCTTCACAGCTCAGTACAGGGCCGTGCAGCCTGGACACA agAGCTGCTCCAGAGAGGAGTTCATGTGTGACGGCGGTCGCTGTCTGCTGCCTGTGTCCTTGTGCGACGGTCATCCTAACTGTCGCGACCAAACGGATGAGGCAAACTGCAGCAAGAAACATAACG AATGTGGAGGGCAGAAGTTTGGGCCGTACGGTTACGTTGAAAGTCCGAACCACCCCAGGCCTTATCCTCACCAGCAG TTGTGTATTTGGCACATATCTGTCGACGAGGGTCGCGTcatcacactgagcttcagaaacTTCAGCCTCGAGACTCAGGACGTGTGCGAGTTTGACTACGTGGAGGTGCACGACAGCGTGAGCACAGGAGCTGGGAGGGTGCTGGGACG GTTTTGTGGCACCACCCACCCTCCTGACCTGACCTCCTCCGGCCCCCACATGACTGTGGTGTTTGTGGCCGATGAGGGAGTGGCCGACAGCGGCTTCAACGCAACATACCAGGCTGTGTCTGTACTGGACA ggaCATGCGATCCCAGCCAGTTTGCCTGCAGCACAGGCGAGTGTCTTCAGCAGCAGTGGCTGTGCGACGGATGGAACGACTGTCCCGACGGAGAAGACGAACAGCGCTGTGGCAACTCCACCTACCCTCCCTTCG CTTCATCCTGCGAGTTCATAGAGGAGGAGATGTGTCAGGGACTCAGCTACAACCTCACCTCCTTCCCCAACATCTGGCTGTCCATTGCTGACCAGGCAGAAGCTGCCACCCTCCTACGACAGTATCGG GTGCTGATGGAGCTGGCGTGCTTCGAGCCTCTGCAGAGGCTTGTGTGTGGGATGTTTTTTCCCCTGTGCAGCCCTCAGGGCGGCGTCCTGCAGCCCTGCCGCTTGGTCTGCTCCTCGGCCGAGCAGCAGTGCAGCCAGGCCCTGGAtctcttctccttcagctgGCCCTTCAACTGCCACCTTCTACCCGACTCGCAGGACCCCCTGGAGTGTTCGCTGCCGTAA
- the nudt8 gene encoding nucleoside diphosphate-linked moiety X motif 8, translating to MFRGPQILTRSCPIRSWLLLRESHLAAASEHADAGPLGANHAKERRYEEVHDRSKAGSSSPTETVCCSTQPSLFRADCDWYQLRGASFESIASKAVLLSHHQPSEPATKRTSDPVSANWDSYTTLRQCWRQPWDVSLPSLSCTRKTQRNLLQSHLCHRQHFVRPFSFSTNALQILRHFHSRSQPHSESCRRTRNVHQAAPRVADIWRDCLSPVNENRCRHRLLPNLKLYEAERARKEASRSQGKNEGRWASVLVSLCSVEGEPAFLFTLRSSTLKGRHKGDVSFAGGKSDPSDRDVVATALREAREELGVNVATERVWGILKPLRDMSGMMIAPVLANLGPLEGLAFKPNPGEVEEIFTLSLSHLCNPQNRGYTHFRTGDKYGYTLPVFRNGKHRVWGLTAVALDHTLKLIVPP from the exons ATGTTTAGGGGGCCTCAGATCCTGACCAGGTCTTGTCCCATAAGGTCATGGCTGCTGCTGAGAGAGTCCCACCTTGCTGCAGCCTCCGAGCACGCTGATGCTGGACCGCTTGGAGCAAATCATGCGAAAGAAAGGAGATATGAAGAAGTACATGACAGGAGTAAGGCTGGGTCATCATCGCCAACAGAGACAGTTTGCTGTTCAACACAGCCGTCTCTTTTTAGGGCGGACTGTGACTGGTATCAGCTGAGAGGGGCTTCATTTGAAAGCATCGCATCCAAAGCCGTTTTGTTAAGTCACCATCAGCCTTCAGAACCTGCTACCAAACGAACATCCGATCCTGTGAGCGCTAACTGGGACAGTTACACAACTTTAAGACAGTGTTGGAGACAGCCTTGGGACGTCAGCCTGCCTTCACTCAGCTGCACCCGTAAGACTCAACGTAACCTTCTTCAAAGCCATTTATGTCACAGGCAGCACTTTGTTAGACCTTTTAGCTTCTCAACGAATGCACTGCAGATTTTAAGACACTTTCACAGTAGATCCCAACCCCATAGTGAATCTTGTCGCCGGACCAGAAATGTTCATCAAGCTGCCCCTCGCGTGGCGGACATCTGGAGAGACTGCTTATCCCCTGTGAATGAAAACAGGTGTCGACACAGGCTGCTGCCCAACTTGAAGCTCTATGAGGCGGAAAGGGCAAGAAAAGAGGCAAGTCGAAGCCAGGGGAAGAACGAGGGGAGATGGGCATCGGTCTtggtctctctctgctctgttgaAGGGGAGCCTGCCTTCCTCTTCACCCTCCGCTCCAGCACCCTGAAGGGCAGACACAAGGGAGATGTCAG CTTTGCTGGAGGAAAGAGTGACCCATCGGACAGAGATGTAGTGGCCACAGCGCTGCGGGAAGCCCGGGAGGAGCTGGGTGTTAATGTGGCAACAGAGAGGGTCTGGGGCATCCTGAAGCCTCTCAGGGACATG TCAGGGATGATGATTGCTCCCGTGCTCGCTAACCTCGGCCCTCTAGAAGGTTTGGCCTTCAAACCAAACCCTGGAGAG gTGGAGGAGATCTTCACTTTGTCCTTGTCCCACTTATGCAACCCTCAGAACCGCGGCTACACACACTTCCGCACCGGTGACAAGTACGGCTACACACTACCAGTGTTTCGAAATGGAAAACATCGTGTGTGGGGCCTGACTGCTGTCGCTCTCGACCATACCCTAAAACTCATCGTCCCTCCATAA